In the Carassius gibelio isolate Cgi1373 ecotype wild population from Czech Republic chromosome A2, carGib1.2-hapl.c, whole genome shotgun sequence genome, one interval contains:
- the LOC127938986 gene encoding uncharacterized protein LOC127938986, producing the protein MANDETLRSLMFTLSYVLLKRRRDVTSADAQRRREVQRRVAHRQYFHQRHKRMIMMMIAQTSRPVSGPPARPTRVWSSIESTDWWERVVMREFQPSDWLEKFRMTKETFFLLCGKLKPRLSRQDTRLRPALPLEKRVAVALWRLASNVEYRTISALFGVGRSTVCKCVRDVCHAIVLLLRPLYLRPPSEQELEDAARLFSTRWGFPHCVGAVGSLHVPIIAPSSNTDNYWNSRGWLLVVTQGAVNGLGQFWDVCAGFPGSTEHSAILQNSTLWARGCDGFLLHEPPLDFMGRPLGFLMLGDAGYPLKSWLLKSFPESSELSAGQRAFNRKLERARGVVDEAFLRLRARWQCLLKRNDCRMDVVPTMILACCVLHNVCEVHGDEFIERWEEAVRTEESPQPADEVSPATDDRDGEEVRALFCQYFLQQETQQRTLT; encoded by the exons ATGGCAAACGACGAGACGCTGCGCTCGTTGATGTTTACGCTCAGTTACGTGCTGTTGAAGCGGCGGCGTGACGTCACCAGCGCAGACGCGCAGCGCAGACGCGAGGTTCAGCGGCGCGTCGCGCACAGACAGTATTTTCACCAGAGGCATAAGAGGATGATCATG ATGATGATCGCTCAGACGTCTCGTCCGGTCAGCGGTCCACCGGCGCGCCCCACACGGGTCTGGAGCAGCATCGAGAGCACCGATTGGTGGGAGCGTGTGGTCATGCGGGAGTTCCAGCCCTCTGATTGGCTGGAGAAGTTCCGCATGACTAAAGAGACGTTCTTCCTGCTGTGTGGGAAGCTGAAGCCGCGTCTGAGCCGTCAGGACACTCGTCTGCGTCCGGCGCTGCCGCTGGAGAAGCGTGTGGCCGTGGCTCTGTGGCGTCTGGCCTCTAACGTGGAGTACCGCACCATCAGCGCTCTGTTCGGCGTGGGACGCTCCACCGTCTGCAAGTGTGTGAGAGACGTGTGTCACGCCATCGTGCTGCTGCTGCGACCGCTGTACCTGCGACCCCCGAGCGAGCAGGAGCTGGAGGACGCCGCCAGACTCTTCTCCACCCGCTGGGGCTTCCCTCACTGCGTGGGAGCGGTCGGCAGCCTCCACGTGCCCATCATCGCACCGTCCAGCAACACCGACAACTACTGGAACAGCCGCGGCTGGCTGTTGGTGGTCACGCAGGGCGCGGTGAACGGTCTGGGGCAGTTCTGGGACGTGTGCGCTGGGTTCCCGGGCAGCACCGAGCACTCGGCCATCCTGCAGAACTCCACGCTGTGGGCGCGCGGCTGCGACGGCTTCCTGCTGCACGAGCCACCGCTGGACTTCATGGGCCGGCCGCTGGGCTTCCTGATGCTGGGAGACGCCGGATACCCGCTGAAGAGCTGGCTGCTGAAGAGCTTCCCCGAGTCCAGCGAGCTCTCCGCCGGTCAGAGGGCTTTCAACCGTAAGCTGGAGCGGGCGCGCGGCGTGGTGGACGAGGCCTTCCTGCGGCTCCGAGCGCGCTGGCAGTGTCTGCTGAAGAGGAACGACTGCCGCATGGACGTGGTGCCCACCATGATCCTGGCCTGCTGCGTGCTGCACAACGTGTGCGAGGTGCACGGAGACGAGTTCATCGAGCGCTGGGAGGAGGCTGTGAGGACCGAGGAGAGTCCACAGCCCGCAGACGAGGTGTCGCCCGCCACAGACGACCGCGACGGAGAGGAAGTCCGAGCTCTGTTCTGTCAGTACTTCCTGCAGCAGGAGACGCAGCAGCGGACGCTGACCTGA
- the LOC127938912 gene encoding protein fem-1 homolog A-like, with the protein MDISTAVFNAARDGKLKLIQKLLSNKSPQELEALAEEKTQGGTPLLIASRYGHLQVVEYLLEHCRAGVELGGAVSFDGETIEGAPPLWAASAAGHLPVVKTLLEHGASVNSTTLTNSTPLRAACFDGHLEIVRYLVEHHADLEVANRHGHTCLMISCYKGHKEIAQFLLEHGADVNRRSVKGNTALHDCAESGSLEILKLLLKGGARMERDGYGMTPLLAASVTGHTNIVEYLLHQPRSAREPRIDALELLGATFVDKKRDLLGGMRYWRRAMELRQTGEKSLAKPAPGPPVPAYDCAREVCTAEELEALVTDPDEMRMQALLIRERILGPSHPDTSYYIRYRGAVYADSGDFERCIRLWKYALDMQQRHLDPLSPMTASSFLSFAELFSFVLQDRAKGRVARVSFQDLMGVLRKSVCEVERAVAQRDSPPETPQFTKALSIILHLLFLLEKLECAPEQEHQKRLTVYRLLKLSPRARSGYTPLHMAVDKDTTSVGRYPVGRFPSLCVARLLLECGADVDSRDCENNTPLHVAAANGCPEIMAALIRAGAHFDATNAQHKTAYELLDEQSSGRHALHPLSYVTLQCLAARTILTHRLPYKGLTTEQMEAFIELH; encoded by the coding sequence ATGGATATCAGCACTGCGGTGTTTAACGCGGCGAGAGACGGAAAACTGAAACTCATCCAGAAGTTGCTGAGCAACAAAAGTCCGCAGGAGCTGGAGGCGCTGGCGGAGGAGAAGACGCAGGGAGGCACGCCGCTGCTCATCGCCTCGCGCTACGGACACCTGCAGGTGGTGGAGTACCTGCTGGAGCACTGCAGGGCCGGCGTGGAGCTCGGGGGCGCCGTCAGCTTCGACGGAGAGACGATAGAAGGCGCTCCGCCGCTGTGGGCCGCCTCCGCCGCGGGGCACCTGCCGGTGGTGAAGACGCTCCTGGAGCACGGAGCCTCCGTCAACAGCACCACCCTCACCAACTCCACCCCGCTGCGGGCCGCCTGCTTCGACGGACACCTGGAGATCGTGCGCTACCTGGTGGAGCATCACGCGGACCTGGAGGTGGCCAACCGTCACGGTCACACCTGCCTGATGATCTCCTGCTACAAGGGCCACAAGGAGATCGCCCAGTTCCTGCTGGAGCACGGGGCCGACGTCAACCGGCGGAGCGTGAAGGGCAACACGGCTCTGCACGACTGCGCCGAGTCCGGCAGCCTGGAGATCCTGAAGCTGCTGCTGAAGGGTGGAGCGAGGATGGAGCGGGACGGGTACGGCATGACCCCGCTCCTCGCCGCCAGCGTCACCGGACACACCAACATTGTGGAGTACCTGCTGCACCAGCCGCGCTCCGCCCGAGAGCCCCGCATCGACGCGCTGGAGCTGCTGGGGGCCACCTTCGTGGACAAGAAGCGTGACCTGCTGGGCGGCATGCGCTACTGGAGGAGAGCCATGGAGCTGCGGCAGACGGGCGAGAAGAGCCTGGCTAAACCGGCCCCGGGGCCCCCGGTGCCCGCGTACGACTGCGCCCGCGAGGTGTGTACGGCCGAGGAGCTGGAGGCGCTGGTCACTGACCCGGACGAGATGCGCATGCAGGCGCTGCTGATCCGAGAGCGCATCCTCGGGCCCTCGCACCCCGACACCTCCTACTACATCCGCTACCGGGGGGCCGTGTACGCCGACTCGGGCGACTTCGAGCGCTGCATCCGTCTGTGGAAGTACGCTCTGGACATGCAGCAGAGACACCTGGACCCGCTCAGCCCCATGACCGCCAGCAGCTTCCTGTCCTTCGCCGAGCTCTTCTCCTTCGTGCTGCAGGACCGAGCCAAGGGCCGCGTCGCTCGGGTCAGCTTCCAGGACCTGATGGGTGTTCTGaggaagagtgtgtgtgaggtggAGCGGGCCGTGGCGCAGCGGGACAGTCCTCCGGAGACGCCTCAGTTCACCAAAGCGCTGTCCATCATCCTGCACCTGCTGTTCCTGCTGGAGAAGCTGGAGTGTGCTCCGGAGCAGGAGCACCAGAAGCGTCTGACCGTGTACCGGCTGCTGAAGCTCAGCCCGCGGGCGAGGAGCGGCTACACCCCGCTGCACATGGCTGTGGACAAGGACACCACGTCTGTGGGCCGTTACCCGGTGGGGCGCTTCCCGTCTCTGTGTGTGGCGCGTCTGCTGCTGGAGTGCGGTGCTGACGTAGACTCCCGCGACTGTGAGAACAACACCCCGCTGCACGTCGCCGCCGCTAACGGCTGTCCGGAGATCATGGCGGCGCTGATCCGGGCCGGAGCGCACTTCGACGCCACCAACGCCCAGCACAAGACGGCCTACGAGCTGCTGGACGAGCAGAGCAGCGGGCGACACGCGCTCCACCCGCTCAGCTACGTCACGCTGCAGTGTCTGGCCGCCCGCACCATCCTGACACACAGACTGCCCTACAAAGGACTGACCACGGAGCAGATGGAGGCCTTCATCGAGCTGCACTGA